A single region of the Novosphingobium sp. genome encodes:
- the mce gene encoding methylmalonyl-CoA epimerase: MKLGRLNHVGVAVPSMHAAIAQYRDVLGVELITQPFDMPEQGVKVAFVNTPGQDGTAGTQIELIEPLGADSPIAGFIAKNPAGGQHHLCYEVEDIEAARVWFEGQGKRILGPTRIGAHGTPIFFLHPKDMLGQLTEIMETPREQH, encoded by the coding sequence ATGAAACTGGGACGTCTGAACCATGTCGGCGTGGCGGTGCCCTCAATGCATGCCGCGATTGCCCAATACCGCGACGTGCTGGGTGTCGAGTTGATCACGCAGCCTTTCGATATGCCCGAACAGGGCGTGAAGGTGGCTTTCGTCAACACGCCGGGGCAGGATGGCACTGCTGGCACGCAGATCGAACTGATCGAGCCCTTGGGCGCAGACAGTCCCATCGCCGGCTTTATCGCCAAGAACCCGGCAGGCGGGCAGCATCACCTCTGCTATGAGGTGGAGGATATCGAGGCCGCGCGCGTCTGGTTCGAAGGGCAGGGCAAGCGCATCCTTGGCCCCACGCGGATCGGTGCGCATGGCACGCCGATCTTCTTCCTGCACCCCAAGGACATGCTGGGCCAACTGACCGAAATCATGGAGACACCCCGTGAGCAGCACTGA
- a CDS encoding acyl-CoA carboxylase subunit beta: MSANVAEMETRRAAARMGGGQRRIDAQHAKGKLTARERLKVLLDEGSFEEVDMYVEHNCVDFGMADNHIPGDGVVTGSGTINGRLVFVFSQDFTVFGGAVSERHAMKICKIMDMALKVGAPVIGLNDSGGARIQEGVASLGGYAEIFQRNVLASGVVPQLSLIMGPCAGGAVYSPAMTDFIFMVKDSSYMFVTGPDVVKTVTNEVVTQEELGGAVTHTTRTSVADLALENDIEALLAARELFDYLPLSNRAELPDRPTSDPWDRRDDSLDTLIPASAAQPYDMHEVIRKVLDEGDFFEIQPAHAANILCGFGRIEGRTVGVVANQPMVLAGVLDINSAKKAARFVRFCDAFDIPIVTFVDVPGFLPGTAQEHNGIIKHGAKLLFAYAEATVPKITVITRKAYGGAYDVMASKHLRGDLNYAWPTAEIAVMGAKGAVEIIFRGLSGEEIAQKTKEYEDRFANPFVAAAKGFIDEVIHPHSTRRRIALGLRKLRGKALENPWKKHDNIPL, translated from the coding sequence ATGAGCGCCAATGTCGCCGAAATGGAAACCCGCCGCGCCGCCGCGCGCATGGGCGGTGGCCAGCGCCGCATCGATGCCCAGCATGCCAAGGGCAAGCTGACCGCGCGCGAACGCCTCAAGGTCCTTCTCGACGAGGGATCGTTCGAGGAGGTCGACATGTATGTCGAGCATAATTGCGTCGACTTCGGCATGGCCGACAACCATATTCCGGGCGATGGCGTGGTGACCGGCAGCGGCACGATCAATGGCCGTCTGGTCTTTGTGTTCAGCCAGGATTTCACGGTGTTCGGCGGCGCGGTGTCGGAACGCCACGCCATGAAGATTTGCAAGATCATGGATATGGCGCTGAAGGTCGGCGCGCCGGTGATCGGGCTGAATGACAGCGGCGGCGCGCGCATTCAGGAGGGCGTCGCCAGCCTTGGCGGTTATGCCGAGATCTTCCAGCGCAATGTGCTGGCGAGCGGCGTGGTGCCTCAGCTCTCGCTGATCATGGGGCCTTGCGCGGGCGGCGCGGTCTACAGCCCGGCCATGACCGACTTCATCTTTATGGTGAAGGACAGCTCCTACATGTTCGTGACCGGTCCCGATGTGGTCAAGACCGTCACCAATGAGGTCGTCACGCAGGAGGAGCTGGGCGGCGCGGTGACTCACACCACCCGCACCAGCGTGGCCGATCTGGCGCTGGAGAACGACATCGAGGCGCTGCTGGCGGCGCGCGAACTCTTCGATTACCTGCCGCTTTCCAACCGCGCCGAACTGCCGGATCGCCCCACCAGCGATCCGTGGGATCGCCGCGATGACAGCCTCGACACGCTGATCCCGGCCAGCGCGGCGCAGCCCTATGACATGCACGAAGTCATCCGCAAGGTGCTGGATGAGGGCGATTTCTTCGAGATCCAGCCCGCCCATGCCGCCAACATCCTGTGCGGTTTCGGCCGGATCGAGGGGCGCACGGTGGGCGTGGTCGCCAATCAGCCGATGGTGCTGGCGGGCGTGCTGGACATCAACAGCGCCAAGAAGGCCGCGCGTTTCGTGCGCTTCTGCGATGCTTTCGACATTCCGATCGTCACCTTCGTGGATGTGCCCGGCTTCCTGCCCGGCACGGCGCAGGAGCACAACGGCATCATCAAGCATGGCGCCAAGCTGCTCTTCGCCTATGCCGAGGCGACCGTGCCCAAGATCACCGTCATTACCCGCAAGGCCTATGGCGGCGCCTATGACGTGATGGCCTCCAAGCATCTGCGCGGCGATCTCAACTATGCGTGGCCCACGGCGGAAATCGCGGTGATGGGCGCCAAGGGGGCGGTGGAGATCATCTTCCGCGGCCTTTCGGGCGAAGAAATTGCCCAGAAGACCAAGGAGTATGAGGACCGTTTCGCCAATCCCTTCGTGGCGGCGGCCAAGGGCTTTATCGATGAGGTGATCCATCCGCACTCCACCCGGCGCCGCATCGCGCTGGGGCTGCGCAAGCTGCGCGGCAAGGCGCTGGAAAACCCGTGGAAGAAGCACGACAACATTCCGTTGTGA
- a CDS encoding short-chain fatty acyl-CoA regulator family protein: MDTAPAQRRLYAGPFLKTLRSAHGLRQAEMAAQLAISPPYLSQLESDSRPLTPRLAARLRALYPRDWADMAAAPQEPVIESLLEATRDPALREALPQDQIERLVQQHPAFAAQFAQLYRLYRSNAQRLEAVDEALGSDMLSGGRLPWEEVRDWFNRADNYNHLIDTGAEAIGLSLSDGAPSPDTARLSDWFTGRGISLRFDATSLMRSYDESGKQLVLNANQPLESLRFQMAFQICAIALAREIRETVEASGLTMQTARHLLTVGLTNYAAGALLMPYRRFRDAARRLRHDVDRLRQIFSVSFEQACHRLSTLQRPHARGTPVFFCKIDMGGNITKRHAANGLQLARFSGACPLWIAHEAVTVPERIHLQLADMAEGGRYVFLARGQLKPSDSFFMPPRRHALVLGWEASLAGDFVYADTLNMACEEAFTKMGVSCRICPRMDCHQRAYPPNEKKISIDTRQRGAIPYDICD, from the coding sequence ATGGACACAGCCCCCGCCCAGCGCCGCCTCTATGCCGGCCCCTTCCTCAAGACCCTGCGAAGCGCCCATGGCTTGCGGCAGGCCGAGATGGCGGCGCAGCTTGCCATCAGCCCGCCCTATCTCTCGCAACTGGAAAGCGACAGCCGCCCGCTCACCCCGCGCCTCGCGGCAAGGCTGCGCGCGCTCTATCCGCGCGACTGGGCCGATATGGCCGCCGCCCCTCAGGAGCCGGTGATCGAGAGCCTGCTGGAAGCCACGCGCGACCCCGCGCTGCGCGAGGCCCTGCCGCAAGACCAGATCGAGCGCCTCGTCCAGCAGCATCCCGCCTTTGCCGCGCAATTCGCGCAGCTTTACCGGCTCTATCGCTCCAACGCGCAACGGCTGGAGGCCGTGGACGAGGCTCTGGGCTCCGACATGCTGTCGGGCGGGCGTCTGCCCTGGGAGGAGGTGCGCGACTGGTTCAACCGCGCCGACAATTACAATCACCTGATCGACACCGGCGCCGAGGCGATTGGCCTGAGCCTGTCGGATGGCGCCCCTTCGCCCGATACGGCGCGGCTGTCCGACTGGTTTACCGGGCGCGGCATCAGTCTGCGCTTCGATGCCACCTCGCTGATGCGCAGCTATGATGAGAGCGGCAAGCAACTGGTGCTCAATGCCAATCAGCCGCTGGAGAGCCTGCGTTTCCAGATGGCCTTCCAGATCTGTGCCATCGCCCTGGCGCGGGAGATCCGCGAGACGGTCGAGGCCTCCGGCCTCACCATGCAGACCGCGCGCCATCTGCTGACCGTGGGCCTCACCAATTATGCGGCGGGCGCGCTGTTGATGCCCTATCGCCGCTTTCGCGACGCGGCGCGGCGGTTGCGCCATGACGTCGACCGGCTGCGCCAGATTTTCAGCGTCAGCTTCGAGCAGGCCTGCCACCGGCTCTCAACCCTGCAGCGCCCCCATGCGCGCGGTACGCCAGTGTTCTTCTGCAAGATCGATATGGGCGGCAACATCACCAAGCGCCACGCCGCCAATGGCCTGCAACTGGCGCGTTTTTCGGGTGCCTGCCCCTTGTGGATCGCGCATGAGGCGGTGACGGTCCCCGAACGCATCCATCTGCAATTGGCCGATATGGCCGAGGGCGGGCGCTATGTCTTCCTGGCGCGCGGCCAGCTCAAACCCTCCGACAGTTTTTTCATGCCGCCGCGCCGCCATGCGCTGGTGCTGGGCTGGGAAGCGTCTCTGGCGGGGGACTTTGTCTATGCCGATACGCTGAATATGGCATGCGAGGAAGCCTTCACCAAGATGGGGGTTTCCTGTCGCATCTGCCCGAGGATGGACTGCCATCAGCGGGCCTATCCCCCCAATGAGAAGAAGATCTCCATCGATACGCGGCAGCGCGGAGCCATCCCCTACGATATCTGCGATTGA
- a CDS encoding amino acid permease codes for MALPAYLASLVRSKPIASYTGEAKQDTGQGLTRSLSLFHLIMIGVGSTIGTGIFVALTTAVPEAGPAVTLSFVIAGVAATLTALCYAELASVVPAAGSSYSYAYATLGELPAFLIGACLVLEYGVAASAVAVGWGQYLNELFLMTTGWHIPDALAQPPGAGGIVNLPAVILVGLCLVLLLKGTSESAKTNSILVMAKLMVLALFVGIALMHADPANLHPFAPRGMAGIGAAASSIFFSYVGIDTIATAGEEVENPHRTLPLAIIGALAIVTVTYMLVAISAVGAQPWTKFAGQEAGLAVILHNVTGAQWPAIVLSTGAVASIMSVTLMCIFGQTRILYAMSKDGLLPSVFHKVDAKRHVPRENTWIVSIFVALLAALVPLDALVNATSMGTLLAFCAVSAGVIILRRARPDLVRGYGVPLYPVLPVASVAICLFLISQLPRDTFVIFAVWLAAAALIYVTYSNRSSTLARTHDSP; via the coding sequence TTGGCACTACCCGCCTATCTGGCTTCGCTCGTGCGGAGCAAACCGATCGCCAGCTACACGGGCGAGGCAAAGCAGGACACCGGACAGGGCCTGACCCGCTCGCTCAGCCTGTTCCACCTCATCATGATCGGGGTGGGCTCGACGATCGGCACCGGCATCTTCGTGGCCCTGACCACCGCCGTGCCCGAAGCGGGGCCTGCGGTCACCCTGTCTTTCGTGATCGCGGGCGTCGCCGCCACCCTGACGGCGCTGTGCTATGCCGAACTCGCCTCGGTCGTGCCGGCGGCGGGAAGCTCCTATTCCTACGCCTATGCCACGCTGGGCGAACTGCCCGCTTTCCTGATCGGCGCCTGTCTGGTGCTTGAATATGGTGTCGCGGCTTCGGCGGTTGCCGTGGGCTGGGGGCAGTATCTCAACGAGCTGTTCCTGATGACCACCGGCTGGCACATTCCCGACGCGCTGGCGCAGCCGCCCGGTGCCGGGGGCATCGTCAATTTGCCGGCGGTCATTCTGGTGGGCCTGTGTCTTGTGCTGCTGCTCAAGGGCACCAGCGAGTCCGCGAAGACCAATTCGATCCTGGTGATGGCCAAGCTGATGGTGCTGGCGCTGTTTGTCGGCATCGCACTGATGCACGCCGATCCTGCCAATCTGCATCCTTTCGCGCCCAGAGGCATGGCCGGGATCGGGGCCGCGGCCTCCTCGATCTTCTTCTCCTATGTGGGGATCGACACCATCGCGACAGCCGGGGAAGAGGTGGAAAATCCGCATCGCACCCTGCCGCTGGCGATCATCGGCGCGCTTGCCATCGTGACCGTGACCTACATGCTGGTCGCGATCAGCGCCGTGGGCGCGCAGCCATGGACCAAATTCGCCGGGCAGGAGGCCGGGCTTGCCGTCATCCTGCATAACGTCACCGGGGCCCAATGGCCCGCCATCGTGCTGTCGACCGGAGCGGTCGCCTCGATCATGAGTGTCACGCTGATGTGCATCTTCGGCCAGACGCGCATCCTTTATGCCATGAGCAAGGATGGCCTGCTGCCTTCAGTGTTTCACAAGGTCGATGCCAAGCGCCATGTCCCGCGCGAGAACACCTGGATCGTCTCGATCTTTGTCGCGCTGCTCGCCGCTCTTGTGCCGCTCGATGCGCTGGTCAATGCCACCAGCATGGGGACGCTGCTGGCCTTCTGCGCGGTGTCGGCCGGGGTTATCATCCTGCGGCGGGCACGCCCCGATCTGGTGCGCGGCTATGGCGTGCCGCTCTATCCGGTGCTTCCTGTTGCCAGCGTCGCAATCTGCCTGTTCCTGATCAGCCAGTTGCCGCGCGATACCTTTGTCATCTTCGCGGTGTGGCTGGCGGCGGCTGCCTTGATCTATGTCACCTATTCGAACCGCTCATCGACCCTGGCCCGGACCCATGACTCACCCTGA
- a CDS encoding TonB-dependent receptor translates to MSEPTQGAHCARFHLLLGVALCSLMPAGTALAQTTQPPANQTAPDETSDKADANTIVVTGSRIATTVITAQPITRVTGDDIAKRGFTNLGMALLDQPAFSSPGAGPVGSASGSFGAGQTFANLYDLGSQRTLTLVNGNRFVSPASSSIFGAVAGSPVDLSQIAPALVDRIEVVSVGGAPIYGSDAIAGTVNVILKKNYQGFSVSGSQGISGKGDGHDFNASLLAGKNFADGRGNIAVSVFYDRQDGMTYADRSSQIGGTKPFTGTALPGNGYTHQLFYGGQHYNIFTNTGIPLFADDIPIYKGQPYAGITNAAGQALTFNNAGQLTPFINGQLTGSGLVQAGGSGFAIGDYDNFLNDSERLQGTLLAHYDITDHIRFNGEVWLGRNFATNVAAQPYYNTAQFNSAGQPNGNLILSTANPYLSAADRQTIINSLAANGSPTDTFYLTRANTDLSSGSYRTRTDLLRFVGGLTGDFNAGERKFGWDLTVNYGRSTSSTASRELVNQNFYNALNAVSNANGQITCAPGYTSASYPTISSTCAPLNIFGLGNASQAAINYITANAYTHQVNSQLDVQADVKGDLIKLPGGYLKGVAGYEYRRESAFFDPGAFFRGELQSDGSYLEYGGSVPITPVSGKFHTNEFFGELNAPVISPDNEVPFISSLDLNAAVRYVKHSLTGGFTSYTGGGTYAPVKGLTIRGNFTRSFRAPAITELFAPNGSTFELANDPCDQRFIAQGNNPAARAANCAAAGVPANFTSSVVDATAKGTTGGNPNLQNETANSWTLGGVLQPQQLRGLQISADYVNIDIRNEIASLSLTDLMSACYDSSLSSPFCSTFTRNSASQVTTFAAGNFNIGQETFRALQGNLKYNLPLERLGLSASAGVLDLNVNYLHTFRHYYRVGTGDLQQKLALSQNPANTFTATANYTRKSFNWMVQAIYYGSSKVNPNSPDSDYQYPIIHSYVTFNSSIGVDATKNINFRFLVNNVFNRGLPFPYSGLDYARYYDAIMGRYFRVNATVKF, encoded by the coding sequence ATGAGCGAACCCACACAAGGGGCGCATTGCGCCCGCTTCCACCTGTTGCTCGGCGTGGCACTCTGCAGCCTGATGCCAGCCGGCACCGCGCTGGCCCAAACAACCCAGCCCCCCGCCAACCAAACCGCGCCGGACGAGACCTCGGACAAGGCGGACGCCAACACCATCGTCGTGACCGGATCACGCATCGCCACCACGGTGATCACCGCGCAGCCGATCACGCGCGTCACCGGCGACGATATCGCCAAGCGCGGCTTCACCAATCTGGGCATGGCGCTGCTCGACCAGCCCGCCTTCAGCTCGCCGGGCGCCGGTCCTGTGGGCTCCGCGTCAGGGTCGTTCGGCGCGGGCCAGACTTTCGCCAACCTCTATGACCTGGGTTCGCAGCGCACGCTGACGCTGGTCAATGGCAACCGTTTCGTCAGCCCCGCCAGCAGCTCGATCTTCGGGGCGGTCGCGGGTTCTCCGGTCGACCTCTCCCAGATTGCCCCCGCTCTGGTGGACCGGATCGAAGTGGTCTCGGTGGGCGGCGCGCCGATCTATGGTTCGGATGCCATCGCCGGTACGGTCAACGTCATTCTGAAGAAGAACTATCAGGGTTTTTCGGTCAGTGGCTCGCAGGGCATTTCCGGCAAGGGTGACGGACACGACTTCAACGCCTCGCTGCTGGCGGGCAAGAATTTCGCCGATGGGCGCGGCAACATCGCCGTCAGCGTCTTTTACGACCGCCAGGATGGCATGACCTATGCTGACCGCTCCAGCCAGATCGGCGGCACCAAGCCCTTCACCGGCACAGCGCTGCCGGGGAACGGCTACACGCATCAGCTCTTCTATGGCGGGCAGCACTACAACATCTTCACCAACACCGGCATACCGTTGTTTGCCGACGATATTCCGATCTACAAGGGGCAGCCCTATGCCGGGATCACCAATGCGGCGGGGCAGGCGCTCACCTTCAACAATGCCGGGCAGTTGACGCCTTTCATCAATGGGCAATTGACGGGCAGCGGGCTGGTTCAGGCCGGGGGCAGCGGCTTCGCCATCGGCGACTATGACAATTTCCTCAATGACAGCGAACGTCTGCAAGGCACGCTGCTGGCCCATTACGACATCACCGACCATATCCGTTTCAACGGCGAGGTGTGGCTGGGCCGCAATTTTGCCACCAATGTCGCGGCGCAGCCCTATTACAACACGGCCCAGTTCAACAGCGCGGGCCAGCCCAACGGCAACCTGATCCTGAGCACCGCCAACCCCTATCTGAGCGCCGCCGACCGCCAGACCATCATCAACAGTCTGGCCGCCAATGGCTCGCCGACGGACACCTTCTATCTGACGCGCGCCAACACCGATCTTTCCTCCGGTTCCTATCGCACGCGCACCGATCTGCTGCGCTTCGTGGGCGGGCTGACCGGCGATTTCAATGCGGGCGAGCGCAAGTTCGGCTGGGATCTGACGGTCAATTACGGCCGCTCCACCAGCTCGACCGCCTCGCGTGAGCTGGTGAACCAGAATTTCTACAATGCGCTCAATGCCGTCTCCAACGCCAATGGCCAGATCACCTGCGCGCCCGGTTACACCAGCGCCAGCTATCCCACGATCAGCAGCACCTGCGCGCCGCTCAACATCTTCGGCCTCGGCAATGCCAGCCAGGCCGCGATCAATTACATCACCGCCAATGCCTATACCCATCAGGTCAATTCGCAGCTGGATGTGCAGGCCGATGTGAAGGGCGACCTCATCAAGCTGCCCGGCGGCTATCTGAAGGGCGTGGCAGGCTATGAATATCGCCGTGAGAGCGCGTTTTTCGATCCGGGCGCCTTCTTCAGGGGCGAATTGCAGAGCGATGGCAGCTACCTCGAATATGGCGGCTCGGTGCCGATCACCCCGGTCTCCGGCAAATTCCATACCAATGAGTTCTTCGGAGAGCTGAACGCGCCGGTGATCTCTCCGGACAATGAGGTGCCCTTCATCTCGAGCCTGGATCTCAATGCGGCGGTGCGTTACGTGAAGCACAGCCTGACGGGCGGCTTCACCTCCTACACGGGCGGTGGCACCTATGCCCCGGTCAAGGGCTTGACCATTCGCGGCAATTTCACGCGCTCCTTCCGCGCGCCGGCCATCACCGAACTCTTCGCGCCGAACGGCTCGACCTTCGAACTGGCCAATGATCCCTGCGATCAGCGCTTCATCGCGCAGGGCAACAATCCCGCCGCGCGCGCGGCCAATTGCGCCGCGGCCGGCGTCCCCGCGAATTTCACCTCCAGTGTGGTGGATGCCACCGCCAAGGGCACGACAGGCGGCAATCCGAACCTGCAGAATGAAACCGCCAACAGTTGGACGCTGGGCGGCGTGCTGCAGCCGCAGCAGCTTCGCGGCCTGCAAATCAGCGCCGACTATGTCAACATCGACATCCGCAACGAGATCGCCAGTCTGAGCCTGACCGATCTGATGTCGGCCTGTTACGATTCCTCGCTCTCCAGCCCCTTTTGCAGCACCTTCACGCGCAACAGCGCGAGTCAGGTGACCACCTTCGCGGCGGGCAATTTCAACATCGGGCAGGAAACCTTCCGCGCGCTGCAGGGCAATCTGAAATACAATTTGCCGCTCGAAAGGCTGGGCCTCTCAGCCTCGGCGGGCGTGCTGGATCTCAACGTCAATTACCTGCATACCTTCCGGCATTACTACCGTGTCGGCACGGGCGATCTGCAGCAAAAGCTGGCCCTGTCGCAGAACCCGGCCAACACCTTCACCGCCACGGCGAATTACACGCGCAAATCCTTCAACTGGATGGTGCAGGCGATCTATTATGGCTCGTCGAAGGTCAATCCCAACTCGCCCGATTCCGATTATCAATATCCCATCATCCATTCCTATGTGACCTTCAACAGCTCGATCGGCGTGGATGCCACCAAGAACATCAACTTCCGCTTCCTGGTGAACAATGTGTTCAACCGCGGCCTGCCCTTCCCCTACAGCGGGCTGGATTACGCACGCTATTACGACGCCATCATGGGCCGCTATTTCCGTGTGAACGCCACCGTCAAATTCTGA
- a CDS encoding L,D-transpeptidase family protein: MAVIWGGPVMAQGEKVSSAPELARAADQLKPGQWVWASRIAPAGPILIYVDLSRQRATVYRNGVRIGISTISSGKEGHETPTGVFTILQKDAKHRSSTYNNAAMPYQQRLTWDGVALHAGGLPGYPESHGCVHLPYGFSQELFAITKLGVTVVVQGDAINHERTSDSSLLAPLDLAGKPLRQQMLESADFVWQPQLAPSGPLTIIVSKLDQRVVVLRNGIEIGRSVAQINDDDPGSHVVTLTTVGGKPRWIYVGLPGHDEDAGRALDEATVNRLKLPRAFYEAVKAQLRTGSTILITQSSVGDDGRGHRLTILDSVNPTP, encoded by the coding sequence ATGGCGGTGATCTGGGGCGGCCCGGTGATGGCGCAGGGGGAAAAGGTCAGTTCCGCCCCCGAATTGGCGCGCGCCGCCGATCAGCTCAAGCCGGGGCAATGGGTCTGGGCCTCGCGCATTGCGCCTGCCGGGCCTATCCTGATCTATGTCGATCTCTCGCGCCAGCGCGCCACCGTCTATCGCAACGGGGTGCGGATCGGGATCAGCACCATCTCCTCGGGCAAGGAGGGGCATGAGACGCCGACCGGCGTCTTCACCATCCTGCAAAAGGACGCCAAACACCGTTCGAGCACCTATAACAATGCCGCCATGCCCTATCAGCAGCGGCTGACCTGGGATGGGGTGGCGCTGCATGCCGGTGGCCTGCCGGGCTATCCCGAGAGCCATGGCTGCGTCCATCTGCCCTATGGCTTCTCGCAGGAGCTTTTCGCCATCACCAAACTGGGCGTGACCGTGGTGGTGCAGGGCGATGCCATCAACCATGAGCGCACCAGCGATTCCAGCCTGCTGGCGCCGCTGGATCTGGCGGGCAAGCCGCTGCGGCAGCAGATGCTGGAGTCCGCCGATTTCGTCTGGCAGCCCCAGCTTGCCCCCAGCGGTCCGCTGACCATCATCGTCTCCAAGCTGGACCAGCGGGTGGTGGTGCTGCGCAACGGCATCGAGATCGGGCGCAGCGTGGCGCAGATCAACGATGATGATCCCGGTTCGCATGTGGTGACCCTGACCACGGTCGGCGGCAAGCCGCGCTGGATCTATGTCGGCCTGCCGGGGCATGACGAGGATGCCGGGCGTGCGCTGGACGAGGCCACGGTGAACCGCCTGAAGTTGCCGCGCGCGTTCTATGAGGCGGTCAAGGCGCAATTGCGGACCGGCTCGACGATCCTGATCACGCAGTCGAGCGTGGGTGATGATGGTCGCGGCCACAGGCTGACGATTTTGGACAGCGTCAATCCGACACCATAA
- a CDS encoding MarC family protein gives MDQAELAKAFGAFFAVMNPFINLPIFLALTANRTPAEQRALALKVTIFAAVMSVVIMLSGSAIIAFFGITVDQFRIAGGAVLAHIAWSMLDGTGMSSHHGSDQERGHMGDLSAMAFYPLTFPMVVGPGTITTLILYAAHAQTTRDMLEVWAIVGSILLLLFVVLFFSAQIGRLMSETMRVITTRLMGLILLAISVGMIVAGVSAVFPRLVAG, from the coding sequence ATGGATCAGGCAGAACTTGCCAAGGCATTCGGCGCGTTTTTCGCGGTCATGAACCCTTTTATCAACCTGCCGATCTTTCTGGCGCTGACCGCCAACCGTACCCCTGCCGAGCAGCGGGCGCTGGCGCTCAAGGTCACGATCTTCGCGGCGGTGATGAGTGTGGTCATCATGCTGTCGGGCAGCGCGATCATCGCCTTTTTCGGGATCACCGTCGATCAGTTCCGCATCGCGGGCGGGGCGGTGCTGGCGCATATCGCCTGGTCGATGCTGGATGGCACCGGCATGTCCTCGCACCATGGCAGCGATCAGGAGCGGGGGCATATGGGCGATCTTTCCGCCATGGCCTTCTATCCGCTGACCTTCCCCATGGTGGTGGGGCCGGGCACGATCACCACGCTGATCCTCTATGCCGCCCATGCCCAGACCACGCGCGACATGCTGGAGGTCTGGGCGATCGTCGGCAGCATTCTGCTGCTGCTCTTTGTGGTGCTGTTCTTTTCCGCGCAGATCGGCAGGCTGATGAGCGAGACGATGCGGGTGATCACCACCCGTTTGATGGGGCTCATTTTGCTGGCGATTTCGGTGGGTATGATCGTGGCGGGTGTGAGCGCGGTGTTTCCGCGGCTTGTTGCCGGTTGA
- a CDS encoding LysR family transcriptional regulator, producing the protein MDFLRLARIFVAVVDQGSFARAGGALAMARPNVTKAINELEAQLGARLLHRTTRRLSLTGEGELFYQRVAGLIAQEADIRNLFGGASERPKGRLRIDMPVAVGRSLLIPHLTGFRAAYPDIELILGVSDHQVDLLAEGVDVVLRLGPLPASSLIARHIADLTMIACASPDYLARHGMPRGMEDLAAHRAVTYFSGRGRQVQDWHWLQDGVPRVFRPTPALLVNDTEAFIECAVQGHGMILVGGASVQSQMASGALQRILAQVAFCPLPLSVMYPDRQYLAPQTRAFIDWAIACFDTIDSPWIKAI; encoded by the coding sequence ATGGATTTCCTCCGTCTTGCGCGTATCTTTGTCGCGGTGGTCGATCAGGGCAGCTTTGCGCGTGCGGGCGGCGCTCTGGCGATGGCGCGTCCCAATGTGACCAAGGCGATCAATGAGCTGGAGGCGCAGCTCGGGGCCCGCCTGCTGCACCGGACCACGCGCCGCCTGAGCCTGACCGGCGAAGGCGAGCTGTTCTACCAGCGTGTCGCGGGGCTGATCGCTCAAGAGGCCGATATCCGCAATCTCTTCGGCGGGGCGAGCGAGCGGCCCAAGGGGCGGTTGCGGATCGATATGCCGGTTGCCGTCGGGCGTTCGCTGTTGATCCCGCATCTGACCGGTTTCCGCGCCGCCTATCCAGACATCGAGCTGATCCTGGGCGTCAGCGACCATCAGGTCGATCTGCTGGCGGAGGGCGTGGATGTTGTTCTGCGTCTGGGGCCGCTGCCGGCGAGCAGCCTGATCGCGCGGCATATTGCTGATCTGACCATGATCGCTTGCGCCTCACCGGACTATCTGGCCCGTCATGGCATGCCGCGCGGCATGGAGGATCTGGCCGCTCACCGCGCCGTCACCTATTTTTCGGGGCGGGGGCGGCAGGTGCAGGATTGGCATTGGTTGCAGGATGGTGTGCCGCGCGTCTTTCGGCCCACCCCCGCTTTGCTGGTCAACGACACCGAGGCCTTTATCGAATGCGCGGTGCAGGGGCATGGCATGATCCTGGTCGGCGGTGCCAGCGTGCAGAGTCAGATGGCCTCGGGGGCTTTGCAGCGCATTCTGGCGCAGGTGGCGTTCTGCCCGCTGCCGTTGTCGGTGATGTACCCCGATCGCCAATATCTGGCCCCTCAGACGCGCGCCTTTATCGATTGGGCCATCGCCTGCTTCGACACGATTGACAGCCCATGGATCAAGGCGATCTGA